The Mesorhizobium sp. B2-8-5 genome segment CGACAAGAAGGCGGTCATGCATGACAAGCCGGCGCCGCTGCCGACCAAGCGTCCCGATGTCGTGCCCGACGCCCAGAAGGTCGGCGAGAACACCGTCGATACCGACAAGCCGGTGACGGAGGAAGCCAAGCCGAAGCCGGTCGAGAAGACAGCGGCGCCGCCGCCCGCGCCGACGCCGACCGAGAAGCCCGCGGTCGAGGACGTGCCGAAGCCGCAGGAGAAGCCGAAGCCGACCCCGGCGACCGAGGTAGCCCCGACGCCGACGCCGAAGGAAGAAGTCAAGCCCGAGCCGGTCAAGCAGACGGAGCCGAAGCCGACACCGGCCAAGGAACCGACGCCCGCGCCGCAGCCGGACAAGACCGCGGCCATCCAAAAGGAAGAGGTCAAGCCCGACGCCGTCGCAGAGGCGATCTCGCAGGATCAGCCGACGGAAGAGGCAAAGCTTCCGGATTCCGCGCCGGCGCCGGAAGCGCGGCCGAAGCCGCAGCCGGCCCAGGCCGAGAGCGCCAAGGCGCCGGATCGCAAGGATGCGGAAAAGCCGGTCAAGGAGGCTTCCTCGAAGCCGAAGTCAGACGAGAAGCAGTTCAACGCCGACGAGATAACGGCCCTGCTCGATAAGCAGAAGCCGTCCGGCGGCGGCGCCAAGCGCTCGACCCAGCAGGCCTCGCTCGGCGGCGAAAAGGACCAGGGCCAGAAGCTCTCCAAGTCGGAGCAGGGGGCGTTGGAGGATCAGCTCGGTGGTTGCTGGACCCTTCCGGTGGGCCTCGAAGGTTCCGAGAACTTCACCGTGGTCATCCGTTTCAACCTGAATGCCTCCGGCAAGCTGGAGGGCCGCCCGACCGTTGAGAAGTCCAGCGGCAACCCTCAGTTCGACGCCAGCGCGGTTCGCGCCGTGCAGAAATGCGATGTCGCCGGACTGCAGGTTCCAGCCGGGAAGCAAGACATATGGTCCGACGTTCGCGTCAACTTCGACCCGAGAGCGATGCTCGGTCTTTAGCCTGAGCGTCCGAGAAATCAGCAAGAGAAGCGAGAAGACATGCAATCCATCCTCAAGCCGCTCCTGATGGTCGCCGCGATGGCGATGGGCATAAATGCTGCCGTCACCTTGCCTGCCCGAGCAACCCTCGAGCTCAACGTCAACAAAGGCAATGTCGAGCCGATGCCGATCGCCATCCCTGACTTTCAGGGAGGGCTTGGACCGCAGATATCGGAGATCGTCGCAGCCGACCTGAAGCGGTCAGGACTGTTCGCGCCGATCGACAAGGCCGCCTTTGTCGAAAAGATCACGAATCCGGATGCCCAGCCTCGTTTCGACGACTGGAAGGTCATCAATGCGCAGGCGCTGGTGACCGGCAGCGTGAG includes the following:
- a CDS encoding TonB family protein, with the protein product MRTGLTSSVILHAVALAFGLFTLSSPPAMPASDVESVAVDIVPMEAVAQTLQGDKKAVMHDKPAPLPTKRPDVVPDAQKVGENTVDTDKPVTEEAKPKPVEKTAAPPPAPTPTEKPAVEDVPKPQEKPKPTPATEVAPTPTPKEEVKPEPVKQTEPKPTPAKEPTPAPQPDKTAAIQKEEVKPDAVAEAISQDQPTEEAKLPDSAPAPEARPKPQPAQAESAKAPDRKDAEKPVKEASSKPKSDEKQFNADEITALLDKQKPSGGGAKRSTQQASLGGEKDQGQKLSKSEQGALEDQLGGCWTLPVGLEGSENFTVVIRFNLNASGKLEGRPTVEKSSGNPQFDASAVRAVQKCDVAGLQVPAGKQDIWSDVRVNFDPRAMLGL